AATATCTTGTGTAAAATCCCGAAAAGGCGTATCCTTTCCCAAATAAAGAAGTTATTGTAGTTTCCGCCTGAACTGGCGGGAGAAAGGAGTACGCCATGAGTAGTAGTAGAGTACTTGAAAGCGACGCGGATGTCAAGGATTTGCTGGAGGCGGACGGAATGCCCAGGAAGGAGCTGAACCAGGAGGTGTTTCTGTCTGGACTGGGCCAGTATTTGCGGAACTTCCTGAGGGAGGCCTTCAAGACAGTGATCCGCAACGAGTTGACGGTCTTCCTCGGACGCGGGCCGTACGAGCGGAGCGAAGAGGACAAGGGGAACTACCGGAACGGCAGCTACCGTCGCAGCCTCGATACTGAATTCGGTGAGTTGAAGGAGATCGAGGTGGCGCGTGACCGGGACGGGGAATTCGAGCCGGAGGTGTTGGACAGATACCGGAGAAGACAGAAGAAGATCGACCGCGCGGTAATCGCGCTCTTTGTCGGCGGGATCTCGACGCGTCGGGTGAAGAAGGTGATGAAAATGCTCATCGGCAAGGGATACAGCGCCGGAACGGTGTCGAACATAAACAAACAGTTGACCGAGGAGATGAAGAAGTGGCTCGAGTCGCCGCTGGCGGACGATGTCCGCTATATCTTCCTTGACGGTCTGAACTTGCCTGTAAGGCGGTTCACTGTGTCGAAGGAGTCGCTGCTGATGGCGATAGGCGTGACGGTGGCCGGACACAGGAAGGTGTTGGGGGTGCAGCTTGGGAGTCGGGAAAGCGCGGCGTCGTGGCGCGAGTTTCTGAAAGGGCTGAAGGCGCGAGGGCTGTGCGGAAAAGAGTTGCGTCTCGGAGTGATGGACGGACTGGCGGGGCTGGAGACTGCTTT
This region of Candidatus Eisenbacteria bacterium genomic DNA includes:
- a CDS encoding IS256 family transposase; the protein is MSSSRVLESDADVKDLLEADGMPRKELNQEVFLSGLGQYLRNFLREAFKTVIRNELTVFLGRGPYERSEEDKGNYRNGSYRRSLDTEFGELKEIEVARDRDGEFEPEVLDRYRRRQKKIDRAVIALFVGGISTRRVKKVMKMLIGKGYSAGTVSNINKQLTEEMKKWLESPLADDVRYIFLDGLNLPVRRFTVSKESLLMAIGVTVAGHRKVLGVQLGSRESAASWREFLKGLKARGLCGKELRLGVMDGLAGLETAFEEAYPRAKTQRCVVHKLRNVAAKLPRSIQKKCLDGLKRVFHAASEAKARVNWLRWKAKWEKIAPGAVGCVEKDLEALLSFYQFPKSQWAGLRTTNRIERAFKEFRRRTRAMDSFPNEECCLRCVYALSKELDERWEERRLCGFSTMKPTAETAKPRCVVANEEERKVPA